The Polynucleobacter sp. MWH-UH2A DNA segment TCACGCCCACCGCGCCAACCTTACTAACTAAATTTTGATTCAATAATGTTTCTTGAAATCCAAGCGATGCGATGAAAAGCGGATCAATTTTGTACTCGGTGCCATACTTATCAAAGAGCAGGCGCATAGACTCAAAGCGCGCCCAAGCGGATTTTTCAACAGGGTCTTTCAAACCTTTTGCGTGATCTTTATATTCTTGCTCATGAAATGCATCCAAGGCTTTATTAAAGATATCGGTTCGATAAAACTCTGAGAGCTCTGCATTTAAGTCCGCATTACTGGCTCGAACAGCTGAGCCAACCCAGCCCAAATCATCTGCATAAATATCATTGTGGATCTCTAATTGTTTATAAACCGGTTGCCACAGCTTGGCTTTCCAATCAGCAACGATGACGAATGGGATCAGGCCTGCATCCACTATCTCCAATAAATCTTCGTCATCCAAAACACCCAAGGGGGAAACGAGATTAACAGGTGACTTACCAGCCTTTTTCAAATCTTTGTTTAAGGGCTGCAAGGTAGCATCAAAATTGATATTGGGGCCACCATAGACAGTTTGCCCCGAAAGATCTTGGATGTTAGCAACGTTGATTGAGCTGGGACCGGATATCAGCACCTCTCGATTAAATCGAAAGGCATGATTGAGTAGAAACTCATTGGAATTTGGTAAGGATTGATGAACCCCTAGATTTCCAATCACGATATCGGCTTTACCGGAACTCAAGGCAGTAAACAAATCAGCTCTAGCAACGGGAATCAGCTTAACAACAACCTTATTCTTACCTTGTCCCGCATTTTTAGCATTTGCCCATGACTCATATACACGAGCCATATCTACTGCGAGCCCTCGCGGCGTTCCTTTGTCGTTAATGTAGATTGTTCGGTCATATGGAACAGCAACTCGGATCAATCCACGCTCAAGCATCTGATCGTAAGTACCTGTCCAAAGTTCATCCCCAGAAGTTAATGAACGAGATGATTGCGCATGAGATGAAATCGAAACAAAACAAAGGCTGGCGATCGCCAACCAAGTAAATATTTTCTGTAGATTTGCGAGACTGAAAGACAAAACTACTTATTTCCAGAAAAGAGATATCTTTTGTGGTGCATTTGCTTTCACGCTTAATGCTCTTTTCTGCTCAACACCTTGATAACTCGCCTCAATAGAATAATCACCAGGCTCCAAGTTGATAAGCATGTATGGACCATCAGCCGGGGCGCTAAACACTACCTGCTTTTTAGTGTTGACGATTTTGATATTGGCACCAAAGATCCATACTCCCCTGCCATTCTCAATCTGAGATAACTCCAGTAGCACGGACCACTGTTTTGCTTCAGCCAAAATCGCAACAGTCTCTTCCTCTCCAACTCCACCAGAAATGTAGGAGATACCATTCGAATGCTGGGTAGCAGGAATTTGGGCAAACGCAAAACTCCCAAAAACAAATACCAAGCAGGCACAAATATGTTTAAGCAGTGTTTTCATACTTTGATATTACAACTAGCGCACAAAATAAAAAAGCCCGGCTCAGTTCACTCAGCAGGGCTTCAATTAAGTCATTGTTGACTTAAGGAATCATCACAATGGCGCCAGACACTTTTCTTCCTTCCGCAGCGCGATGCGCATCAGCCGCTTGTTCCAGAGGAAATTTGGCGCCGATTTGTACTTTGACATGACCTTTCGCAATCGCATCAAATACTGCCTTCGCATTTTCTTGTAGCAAAGCATGTGTTGCGTTGTGCGGAAAAACAGATGGTCTCGTCAAGAATAAACAACCTTTCTTATTTAAGATTTCTGGCTGAATTTCAGGGGCGGGTCCAGAGGCCGCGCCAAAGAGTGCAACCGTACCAAAAGGTGCGGCGCAATCCAGGGAACCCAAGAACGTATCTTTAGCTACAGAGTCATAAACCACATTCGCTTTTTTCCCACCGGTTGCCTTCAAAACTTCCTCAACCCAATTTGGATTGGAATAATCAACTACCGCATCGCAACCAGCCGCTTTTGCTGCTGCAACCTTAGCTTGCGAACCAACGGTGCCCACCACAAAGGCGCCTAACGCCTTTGCCCAGCCCGCCAAAATTTGCCCAACACCACCAGCAGCAGCATGCACCAAAACAATATCACCCGCTTTTACTTTGTAAGTCTTTTGCACCAAGTATTGCGCTGTCATTGCCTTAAAGAAAACTGCAGCAGCCACTTCATCAGATACATTGCTGGGCACAGGAACTAATTTGTCGGCAGCCACATTACGTGCGCTTGCATAAGCACCAATACCAGCATTCATATACATGACGCGATCGCCCACTTTGAGGCCAGTCACGCCTTCACCCAAAGCCTCTACTACACCCACAGCTTCATGACCTAAGCCAGTTGGCAAATCTAATGGGTAGACTCCTGAGCGCTGATATACGTCAATGAAGTTAAAGCCAATCGCCGTTTGTCGCAATTGCACTTCGCCCTTTCTTGGGGCCGGCAATTCTTTATCAATCAATTGAATTACGTCTGAACTGCCTAGCTTGTCTAAGCTCACTACTCGCGCTTTAGTCACGTGTCACCTATTTATATTTGTTATGAGAAAAAATTATCATACCCCAAAAGGCATTCTTCAGCAGGGGCTCAAAAGCACCGCTAGAATAATTTAAATAGTCGATTGGCAAGCTTTGAAGGCATATTATTCTGACCACTTTGTTTTACCCCTTCCACCGGGACATCGCTTTCCGATGGACAAGTACTCACGCTTGCGTGATTTGGTTGGCAACCTTCCCAATATCTCATTGGTCGAAGCGCCTGCAGCGAGCGATACGCAATTACTTTACGCCCATGATCCAAGCTATTTAACCAAAGTCGTGAATGGGAAATTGAGCGATGCAGAACAAAAGGAGATTGGCTTTCCATGGAGCGAGAAAATGGTAGAGCGCTCTAGACGCTCTGCTGGC contains these protein-coding regions:
- a CDS encoding quinone oxidoreductase produces the protein MTKARVVSLDKLGSSDVIQLIDKELPAPRKGEVQLRQTAIGFNFIDVYQRSGVYPLDLPTGLGHEAVGVVEALGEGVTGLKVGDRVMYMNAGIGAYASARNVAADKLVPVPSNVSDEVAAAVFFKAMTAQYLVQKTYKVKAGDIVLVHAAAGGVGQILAGWAKALGAFVVGTVGSQAKVAAAKAAGCDAVVDYSNPNWVEEVLKATGGKKANVVYDSVAKDTFLGSLDCAAPFGTVALFGAASGPAPEIQPEILNKKGCLFLTRPSVFPHNATHALLQENAKAVFDAIAKGHVKVQIGAKFPLEQAADAHRAAEGRKVSGAIVMIP
- a CDS encoding transglycosylase SLT domain-containing protein, whose product is MSFSLANLQKIFTWLAIASLCFVSISSHAQSSRSLTSGDELWTGTYDQMLERGLIRVAVPYDRTIYINDKGTPRGLAVDMARVYESWANAKNAGQGKNKVVVKLIPVARADLFTALSSGKADIVIGNLGVHQSLPNSNEFLLNHAFRFNREVLISGPSSINVANIQDLSGQTVYGGPNINFDATLQPLNKDLKKAGKSPVNLVSPLGVLDDEDLLEIVDAGLIPFVIVADWKAKLWQPVYKQLEIHNDIYADDLGWVGSAVRASNADLNAELSEFYRTDIFNKALDAFHEQEYKDHAKGLKDPVEKSAWARFESMRLLFDKYGTEYKIDPLFIASLGFQETLLNQNLVSKVGAVGVMQLMPTTGNALGVGDIHLLEPNIHAGADYMNELITKYFPNINFTGNNRAIFAVASYNIGPNNVAKARDLAKQQGFDPDQWFGNVEFAAAEHMGYEPMVYVRNVYKYFISYELKLKKIQSIQP
- a CDS encoding carboxypeptidase-like regulatory domain-containing protein; translation: MKTLLKHICACLVFVFGSFAFAQIPATQHSNGISYISGGVGEEETVAILAEAKQWSVLLELSQIENGRGVWIFGANIKIVNTKKQVVFSAPADGPYMLINLEPGDYSIEASYQGVEQKRALSVKANAPQKISLFWK